In the Polyodon spathula isolate WHYD16114869_AA unplaced genomic scaffold, ASM1765450v1 scaffolds_1695, whole genome shotgun sequence genome, CTGCCACACACTGCCGCCGCAGAAACGAGCAGCCGCCGCTGGACTCGGAAATGCATTTCCCAAAAAAGTGTTCCGTTTTCAAGGTGGTCCTGAGCGCCCTCCTCGTCGTGGCGCTCCTTCAGCTCATGTATCTTTCCCTGCTGTCCAAACTGCACGGCAAGCAGCAGCGCTACCGCTACTCCGAGCTCTTCGAGAGCAACAGCCAGTTGAAGCGGGGCGTTTTCCAGCACCAGAAAAACTCCCGCAAAGAGCGGCTCAAATACTCCCTCTCCACCGGGGGCATGTTTGACGAGAGCGGGCAGTACCGCGTCTATAAAAATATTATCAAAAGCGAATTCACCGCGCACCACGAACCCAGGGCCAGCTCAAACAGCGAGACCCGGTTCGCCCTGGCCACGCACACCTCCATCAACAACCTCCATCACTTGCAAGAGCTGCTGGCCCGGTGGCAGAGCGCCCTGTCCGTGGCCGTATTCGCGCACGGCCAAGATGTGAAGTTTTCCACGGCGCTCATCTATGCGCTGAGTGAGTTTTGCCCGCAGGTCCAAGCGCTGGTAGATTTCCATTTGATCTGCCACTCGGGTGAGATCGCTAGTTTTCCCGAGCAGGACCGGGAGCAGTTTGCCGGGCTGCAGCGCTGCCGCGACGTGTTCAGTAAACTGGAGAAGCACAGGGGTGCGTTTCAGAACTATGCCATGGGCCGCAACGTGTCGTACCCCAATAACCTGCTGCGCAATGTGGCCCGGGCCGGTATCGATGCGGCATACACCCTGGTCATCGACATTGACATGATGCCCAGCCAAAACCTGCACGACGACTTTCTGAACTTCCTCAAAAGGAGAGACCCCCGCCCCGACGAGGTGTTCGTTGTGCCCGCTTTTGAAATAAGGCACACCCGGAAGATTCCTGCCACCAAAACTGAGCTTCTGCAGCTGTACCAAGTGGGTGAGGTGCGACCCTTTTACGAGGAGCTGTGCCATAAGTGCCAGGCGCCCAGCAACTACTCCAGCTGGGTGAACCTCCACGGTCGGGGCGGAGCGGAGCTCCAGGTTGCCTACACGCTGGCCTGGGTCGACCCGTGGGAGCCGTTTTACATTGGGGGCAGGGCCGTGCCGCTGTACGACGAGAGGTTCAGGCAGTATGGGTTCAACAGGATCAGTCAGGTGAGTCATTAGAACAGGAGACTGTGTTGTTTAACAAAccttcattttatttgttataataataatgtcagcttccacaagcctgccctggactggagggagcagttcagtctccatgcctcaagcctgccatGGACATAATTCTCAATGATGATGAAAAAGCCACACTGTCTTTCTCTTTGTATGTCACACTAGGTTTTACAGTTTAACTAGAGAAGCGCTTACTTAATTGGATGAGTCTGAACACACAGTGATATTACGAAGAGCTTTTGCCATTGGCTCCATTGTATTCTGAGTGGGTTCTCTGTGTTTGACTGTAGTTGTGAAAGCTGTTGGTTTGCAGTgacgtttctctctctctctcctctcaggccTGCGAGCTCCACATTGCTGGCTACAGCTTCTCCGTGCTGAGCAACGCTTTCCTGGTGCACCGTGGCTTCAAAGTGTCCAGAGAGTTTCACGCCAGGAAGGACCAGGAGAACCGCCTCAACCGAGTTCTCTTCAGGCAGTTCAAGGAGGGGCTGAAACTCAAGTACCAAGACTCGACCCGGCGCTGCTGAGGGGAGAGTGGATTCAGGCCCTGTCCTGTCAgtcctgcgtgtgtgtgtgtgtgtgtgtgagagtggagcAAGCAAATAAATTGTCTTTTGTTTGAGGAGATAAGCAGACTAAACTAAATGAGAGAGGCCCAAGTTGGGTGTGCAGTGAGGATGAAACTGGGCACAGCGCTGCATATTTGATAAAACTTGTCCAGAAGCGTTTTTTCAGTGggcatgctgtttgttttgcatgtttggtTATACCATcaaccctctccctctccctcagcATTTGAAAAGCAGCGGCCCGAGTTTCCAGCTGTGTGTTGAGTTTGGAAAGCCATTTCGATGGCGTCTGGGGTTGCCGGATGGATTCCATTTGCACCTCCTTTGCAAGCGTGTGTTGGGCATTGATTGGGGATGTGAGTGATGGATTGCACTTGATCCCTCGTTTGCAGAGGAGCCAGCCGCTCCTCTCATGCTGTTCTATCATGGTTCAGTGCAGTCCAGTGTCCAGCTAGTTCCTCTGTTAGATCGTCAGTAAGTATGTGGTTAGGGACATCGCAGGCTGACCACATACTGCGCCACTCCTTCAACGCTGAAATAGGAGATcaatttaaagtgaaaataatgaCCGTTCCTTAGGCACGTAAAGTGGTCCCACCTAACAACattattttgtgcagtttttgaaagaaacacattttaccaatttttatttaaaaaaaacaaaaaaaaaccaaacagatatctggtactgcacgaagttctcagtttgcttgccttaccttccaggaagtctgttactgctttacttcctgggCTCAGAGCAGCTCACTGGCTGCCAAGCGTGGCAGAAAAGAAGGTCctgaaatgatccaggaagtgcaaggCAGTGATCCGCAGTTTTGTGACTTCTCCACAGCTCTCTTTTTTCTCTTAACAAATCTGCAGTTTTCAGTTGAACCATTAAACAAATCAAAGGATGGTATCAAAGGAGGGGTTCTTGTTGAAGAACTCAAACGCAGCGTGTACTTTTATTTGTGTTAAGCTGAGAGTtctggagctgctcttcagttctagttgcctgccatagacattgTATAACGCAGGGCAGGCTAGCTTCTTTATAGcggcgccatctagtgcacaccACGTGTATTGCCAGTAATACAAAAGGCCTTGATCTAAATGTATGCACAAGTTCTTAGCATATTTAAAGTAGCTACTTACAACACATACATTTCCACAGTTTCTAAGTGGTAAAAATATCAACCTGAAttggagtattttttttcattgagaAGATAGGCGAGGCACGACtgtttttcaataataaataatagtttttcagTATCTAAGAAATCTCTAAGGACCATTAGTTTTAATGCACTGAAAATTCCACTACATGCAAGCATTTTGAAAGTTTTACTCTTttgaaactgaacaaaaaaaaagtgggaaCTAAAATATGGCATTGGCCTTGATGACAGCATCacacgtgtttgtttgttatgtattAGTGTGTCTGTTAATTTATTTGAGTTCAATTaaagtgttaatttaaaaaaatatataaaaactgttgTATTGTACTTCCATTTTTACATATGCAGTCTCTAGTGAACTTCTTATCTGACTGGGGTGAAACTTGGTACAGACATTCTTCTAGTGTTGCAGTTGGATAAATGATTCACCTCATTGAATCTTGCATAACttgagggaacacaaaggacagTGTTTTCTTAAATCTGCTTCCAGCATTGTCCACATGGGGGTGCTATTTATAACTTGAGGGAACACAAAGTAAGGACAGTGTTTTTCTTAAATCTGCTGCTTCCAGCTTTGGCCGCACGGGGGCGCTATTTTGTGCTGAAATAATTAAGAACAATGAGTCGTTCAAAAATGATCACTCACAGCCAGCGTACATCAAAATACTGACCTCAGAAACAGACCCTAGAGTTCATGATTGTAATTAATCCTCATCCATAGTGAAGTGAATATAGACACTTTGATTGGTTTAAAATATTGCACACAAACGGAATGCAAGCTCCGGAATTCCCAAGTCTTCCTTTATTCTACAGGAGACACGGTGCAATGCAGACGTGTCCACTCACTGTCCCTCAGGCTACCGGGAGATCATAGCGCCCCTCgctgaaacacagcacagccaggcacGGCAGAGAGACTGGGGGAATCATTGCTTTGGTACAAAGCAGAGCTCGCCAAATCTGTACAGCCCATAAAAAAAGTCCCACATGTGGCTAAAAATGAGCAGAGATGTTGTCTCCAGTCAAAATTAGATCTTTCCGTGTGCAATATATATTCCCCCCTTAGAATCCCCATACTATGACAAGGACATCTTTTCCAGTCTCCAGACAGAGAGCTGCCATCTCCAGGCCCAGGGAAATGTGTTGATCTGTGGAGATCTCCAACACCCAGCCCCCTTAACGTCAGGCTGAGGCCCACGACTGTGCAGGAAACAAAAACCGGCCAACAAAACGTTATGTCAGTAAATATTAAAATCCACGCGTTGTTTATTGTGGATGGCTCTTTGAACGAGAACctgctatttgtttttgttcgtgAGGTTCATGGAAACCAATGCGTCTGTCGTGCCAGAAGACTGTTGCTGTGTTAATGAACTCACAACGACACGATGAAACCGGTCCCCTGGACTTTGAGACCCGGATTGGAAGAGCTGAGAAATAAGGCGAGTAAACGTGTTGCAAGTTTTCACGGGCAGCAAAACGTGTTTCGTGTCAAAAACAGTGTCAATGTTACCTAAGCTTTCTTTAAAATTGCGTGGCATctacggaaaaaaaaaacacctttacagATGGATATATAATTAAGCAATGTTTCCTCAATTGCCGGGGGTTTGCAGGTTTTAACCAGGATGACCTTATTAAAACAGACCTCCGAGTCACAACTGTCAGATCTCAACCACTGCAAGACGCGTGGAAACCACATCTGATGACTTGCTTGGTCAGTCGTGCAATGGTCTTGAAAATGCTGAATATTTCAACCTTACACTACTGGACAAGTCACGGGTCGTTCAATACACTGCACGGTTAATTGTTTGGGTGCGCTTTTACAATGGTGAACATTTTCTGCGGATGAAACGATTACATCCCTGGCAAAAACGCGGGGAGAGGATATTTACAAGCAATTGATAGCATTAACTTGAATTAGCTGTGCCTTCACTGACATTCATTCATTACGGGTATTCTATTCATTTAGCATTGAAAACCACgttcagaattttttatttttatgttatatattttttatatttttaattgtatgtataaTTGAGTCTTATTGGTGATTTGTCGGACAGCACACAGAGCTAAACCACGAACCCGAGTTTAATTTCACCAATCACTGAATTGGTTAATTGTCACTATAAAGGACAGCTGTGAATGCGGGTTGTCTTTCGGCCAAACACTAATGGAGCAGGTTGCAGCGAGAACCCCGCAGCGAAGGAGaacttcaatacattttaaaattagatttagttatttttgtttgtagttttatgttattttacgcttttgtttccttctctttttaaaaaaaaaaaaaaaaaaaaaaaaaaaaaaggttgcatgcTTTCCTTTGCTGAATTTGCCGTAAATGAAGACCATCGAGTGTGTTTGGGAACTGTTTCACCGAAAAAGAGGcgagtttaatttttttaaacgcTTTATTTGTGTGGTGTTCATGTGGTACGTGGCTTTTGTACGTGTAGTTGGCAGGTGGGTGTAGATATAAATGCTTATTTGATTTTGAACACGGAAATTAGACAGTCGAACACTTCTGGTACACTTATTCACGCTTTAACAAATATCTCTTTCCAATGTTACCATTGTGTTTTGTAAGTTTGAGTAAAGACCTTTTTTGAATTGCCACTAAACTAGCCAGAATTAACTCTCTTATCCATATTGTGTGGCGTTATTTTCCCCGGAGTGCTGgtggcttttatttttgtattaaactgtTAAATGTGTAGCTTGTAGCAGAATTAAAAAGCTTAACTCCGGTGTGTTTTAATGGACGGGGCTATTCACGTGGAGTGATGGTAAATGACACACTTAGAGAGCTACAGAAGTCTTATTTATGGCCACGCATGTAACTTGGTTTTCTGTGAACGTTAGAGTTAAAATACTGCTGTCTACTCACCGTAATATTGAAATATCTCTGCGGAGATATCAGGATGAAAATATCAGGACAAAATGAATGCATCACCGTCATACGACAATTGTTTGCAAGCAGCAATAGGGAATGCACCTTGTCGTCTTTTTTTCTGTCTAGATGCACATTAAATTCAGACGCGTTTGTTAGTCCCAGCGTGCAGTGGCTTtgaacctccacccagaccctgtaGTTCATgctctcattttacctgttaaacttgGAGTAATAGTGGCCTCCAGGACCGGTACTGGACACCCTGACCTATGGCTGATTTTCATTATGGTTGATTTGACCCAgagtttgtgatttttaaaggaaggatgctgcagaatgaagttcacttcaaaataacacattaaGTGCCAGTGTTGTAAttgaggacaggctgctttgtatTATCTAGAGCActacctgttttttcttttttttattctcttcaGCTAATATGATAACTTGCTCTAATTCTGACTGCAAAAGTTGTCTAAATGCAATGTATAAATACAGCTTGCATtgccattttttttcaaagaaatgtggTACTTCACAGGTTAAAACACATGCTTTCTGTAGCTCAGTTAACCACGGCACTACAGCGACACCTGGTGGATACCATTGTCTTAATGCAGTTTCAGCTCTGATCATGCATTCGTGACGCAGTAATAGGGAGGCGTGTTTATGCTGATTGAAATGCTGGGTTGATTTAGCtctgaaataaacctgtgtttgaaaacaaaaactgtatgtTTACAAGTTTTACAAGCTGATCTAGCATGCGTTGCTTTGTGTGGCTTCATTCCTGTGTTAAAATACTTGCATACGTCCCTCCCACCTTGACTGGTGAAGGAGTGAGCGGAGAGGAGGCCCTCGTCTCGAGAGCGGAtcggcatcgcttctcggccttttggctaagatcaagtgtagtatctgttcttatcagtttaatatctgatacgtcccctatctggggaccatatattaaattgatttttggaactGGGAGATGGAagaggggcttgctccgtccactccacgcatcgacctggtattgcagtacctccagGAACGGTGCACTCCCCTCCCGGGGGGAAACCAAGCTGgtaaaaaatagatttcaaaCTCTTGCAATTCTGGTAGGATTTTGTAGCTTCTCCTGGCTTTTGCTTTCAGATTGTTTGTTTGATCACAAATGAGTCTTTACTGCAATATCATCTTCCATCCGACAGATGGCGCCAAGCAAGTCTGGCATAAGATTACATTCAAATCCCTGTAGCGGAGAGTCCCACAGTGCTGTGTTGAAAACCTAACTCGACCTGGCTGTTTTTGGATAGAAGTCCCTGTAGTTTTAAACCTCGTTAGCTGGTGTGCTTTCTCTGAGTCTGCATCTCTTGTGATGATTTGTATTACCGCCCCAGTCTGAGAATTCATGACTGACTGGTACTGTACCTTCTGATTGCAATGGCTTGGGTTTGAGAGACTGAAACACATCGCGCTTCTGACATGCTGCAGTTTACTGTGATGCTACAATGAGTAATCAGAGTGCCAAGACTGTTACACAGAGGCCCTTTGGATAATTTTTATGCTGGATACAAGTAAGTTTATCATTGTTTTAGTTCTAGTTTTTTCTTGGTTAATATTTTTTGGAGTAAACCATTCTAGGTTGCACatttatgctgagatgggaagtaaatggtaacatgaaTTAGTGCAGACTATTCtggatttatacatttatttgctGAAATGTCTGTTTCctgaagaaatatatatttttgttctgtgcatTGAAAGACTTGGAATTAAGTTAATAGTTACTGTTTGATATTCTACGGATGCTTAAGTAGATGCTTTTTACTTCACCTTTTGTCACGCATCGAAAATATTAATTCCAGCCATTCCACTGCTGACTGGATGAgtgctcccagggggtggcgcacaattggcctaACACTgccccgggggggggggtgtgtgtgtgttatgttggACAGGATAGCCTTGGCTCGCAGTGACCCAATatagactggccaggcacctacAGGCTAGCCTGTAAACTgctgtcctctgacgctgtagctctgtgtTGGTTGAATGTAATCTTATGCCAAACTTTGCTTGGTGCCATCTGTCGGATGGAAGATGATAttgcagtaaaaacacatttgtgatTAAACAGACTAGAAACTAAATGCAGGACAAGTTAAATACAGCCCTAGCTGAACTGCAAGAGTTTGAAGTCTATTTTTCACCAGTTCAGTTTCCCCCCCGGGAGGGGAGTGCACCGTTCctggaggtactgcaataccaggtcgatgcgtggagtggacggagcaagcccctctTCCATCTCCCagttccaaaaatcaatttaatatatggtccccagataggggacgtatcagatattaaactgataagaacagatactacacttgatcttagccaaaaggccgagaagcgatgccgaTCCGCTCTCGAAGCGAGGGCCCCCTCTCCGCCGAGGTGTTTCCCTGTCACGGTGCGCTCACACTCTCCCCTCAGCGGCTGCATTTTAACTCAATCATTGACACACAGTAACGCATCGCATTGGAGACGCGAAACACAAGCGAGTCCTTCCACATGGGTCAGCTGTGCAGACGCGACCCGGCAACCCCCAGCATGCCGTGCGCGCTGCGCATTTGAATAACCACGCCCACCACCGTGACGCGCGCCGGGCTTCGGTTGCTAAGCAATTTCTCCTTCAAGCGAcgtgtttgttaaaaacaaaaagtttaaatataaaacaaaccgcCACCAATAAACTGAGGAGAAATAAACGCCACTTAATACCGATATGGGCTAATTTACCGTTTACaataacccccaaaaaaacaactttctacTGATAAACACCGGCTATGCAGACCTTCTTCAAAACTGAAAGCCGCGCTAAAAACTTACTGTTTAAACGCAGCAGCCGGTATATTAAATTATTGTGAGCTGCAGTAAAACAGCGTGAAGCGCCGGTTCATTTTTTAATAGGTGCATCGTGTTCAATATTGAATCTCACCGCTTCCTCCGAGTTCATTGAGAAGATTGAAACGGCTCAATATAATTCAATGGAGGAGAAACACCAAGTCCAGAGGTCAAGAAATGTCACAAAACTTCACAATATACTGTACTAAAGCGAACTAAATTTAAAATACCTtaacataaatacacaaaaatgacccaaaataaataaaatatatatataaatacttacaGTGACCGGTTAGAAAGGTTTACACCGAGATTCAACACGACTCCAGAGACGCGAATTCAGCCGGGAAAAGCGCGTAAtgttgggttaaaaaaaacaaaaacaaaccataacacgattacaaaatacattaacaaagtttcaataataataataataataacacgtcgaataaatataatttaaaaggcGTTTTAATCCCCCCTCGATGGACGGTCCTCGCCGCTCCCGCGCTGCCCTCGCGCAAACAGAGCCGTGTCGCCTCAGGTGTGTTTAATCGCGATAATCAGACAATTAAACCACTATTGCGATTCCAGGCGCATTTGCGCCATTTCACTTTAGAGCACGTGTTGGGCATTTAATTAAGAGCGTGTTCGGCGTTTCTATCTTCTTACTACATTATGcattacagttttacacattttAGCTGCCCCAAAATTAACGTTTTCTTTCATATTagcatttatttgttaaaacttttaatgTAACCTTTCTGACTCGTTGGTTGCACCTCACTTGTCGGTGTACCTGTGAGACAATCCGTCACAAACGAGTTTATTTTACAGTACGTGCTGATTAACTGCCTGATGTTATCTAAATATTAATATAGACAGAAAAATAAGATGCCCCACACGAATATATCCCGCAATACATCAAAACCAATTGCCATGGTGTGATACACACTAAaaggataattaaaaaataaaaacatgcactttTTAAAACGTCACTGTGGTTTCGTATTGACAGTTTAACCTCAAACGGACTCTACAGTACCGTCCCGCACACCGGTACAGTACACAGCACACGTGTCTCCGCTTATTATTCACCAGTTTGTTGTCCCCCGTCCCTCGTCCCCCAGATCAAGCCCCTCTTCCACCTCATAGTTCAATCTGTTTAATATATGAGCCCCAGACATGTTAACCACGGCACTGCAGCGTCATCATGTGGACAATTTGCGAACTGCAGAAGAATGCGACCATGTTGAAAACACTATCAGCCTAACAATTATTCTGCATCTTTTTGTCCCCAGAAACAACTTATGAGTTTTATTTTGATTAGTAAACGTTTAAAAACAGTTGCACCAAGTATTTAAACACGTATCCAATGATTTGTAATGAGCAGAGCGAGTCTGCAGCAGTGTGGTTCAGTTACACAGACAATTCATTAAGCTTCAGGATTGAAGCAGTGGCCAGAGAGCTGTCCCTGAAGCTCTGTGAGGAGAGCCATACTGACATCACAGAGCTTCACACCAGCCGGGGCAAAACACAGCCACCTCAGCTCGGGAAAACAGCCTCTtcccaaaaacaaaactgtattaacTATTGCACatatcaaattaaatacatttaattttgcaATCGTTCTGCATGACTGTGTTCGCATTAATAGAGGAGTCggttctgctttgaaatgaaaaagactCGCGATTTAAAAGCCCGGGCACCTTCAAATGAAATCAATATTACTATGAACACGTTTCTCAGTGTGAGTGAGACACAGGAATGGCTCAACACAAGTATCCATTGAATTATTAAAGGAGAGCAGGAAAGTCAGGCTAAAGcactgaaaaccagaagccctataTAACTTACTGACTGCTGTGAATCAAATGCATTTGGACTTGGGGGTTCAATTTGCATTCCCTTGTTTATCTCACTCTCTAGAAGCATGCTGCTGGATTCCATGAAGATCCTTCTTCCTTTACTGGAGGGTTCGCTTCTTCAAGAAGGAGAGCAGGAACAGGGTGAACAGAGAGGAAACGCTTCGCACTTTCACTTCCTCTTTCTCCTCACCCAATGTGCAGGATTAAAATGTTATGGTCTGTCTCGCTGTGTCCATATAGACCTGCCCCAGGAGCTACATGCACAATGAATTGAGATCTATCCATATAAACTTGCTGCAGATGCTATATGCACCATGCACACAATTGAGATAAAATGCAACACATTACCAGTGAAGAGAAACATTATAATTTAAGAAATGACAAGACATTTTTCaatcattattatttaagttCTCTTCAAATTAAAAAAGATGTACAGCATCTAATTAAACACATTATCCttgaaaaccaaaacaaacactctCACAATTTCAGACCGACAAGTCTTTCAATCACTATTAAAATTCtcttttaaaattaacatttgaGGAAAGTCTGGGGGTCCCGGTGAAGCA is a window encoding:
- the b4gat1 gene encoding beta-1,4-glucuronyltransferase 1, which produces MNDHSSTFYTGKEPPATHCRRRNEQPPLDSEMHFPKKCSVFKVVLSALLVVALLQLMYLSLLSKLHGKQQRYRYSELFESNSQLKRGVFQHQKNSRKERLKYSLSTGGMFDESGQYRVYKNIIKSEFTAHHEPRASSNSETRFALATHTSINNLHHLQELLARWQSALSVAVFAHGQDVKFSTALIYALSEFCPQVQALVDFHLICHSGEIASFPEQDREQFAGLQRCRDVFSKLEKHRGAFQNYAMGRNVSYPNNLLRNVARAGIDAAYTLVIDIDMMPSQNLHDDFLNFLKRRDPRPDEVFVVPAFEIRHTRKIPATKTELLQLYQVGEVRPFYEELCHKCQAPSNYSSWVNLHGRGGAELQVAYTLAWVDPWEPFYIGGRAVPLYDERFRQYGFNRISQACELHIAGYSFSVLSNAFLVHRGFKVSREFHARKDQENRLNRVLFRQFKEGLKLKYQDSTRRC